The Deferrivibrio essentukiensis genome has a segment encoding these proteins:
- a CDS encoding divergent polysaccharide deacetylase family protein — protein MPRKAKSNTKRTRKKSFKIPPGLIVGGTFFLLLLVIIFSIINLKVSNLKSEVTKANTLKKDITLIENRIKLLLFDYELDKDHFKKYVENNVITFELTIPENQIYGIRQAVISLANENGFNDNSDLLFYKNNSPAFKVLIIPFTAYKNTNNNNLQSETSENIKNDKHKIAIILDDAGNSLDLAEEILKTPYKITLSVIPFTQYDRETAEMVKKYKKELFLHLPMQPKSYPSTDPGKGAILLNTPESLINIIIKKDIERLGKVDGANNHMGSALTENTQKMKQVLKYLKKYTDTFVDSHTAKNTVAYDVCKDYMTYCGINNVFIDNVDDADYIKDKINKGINLLEKEKKVIMIGHLRPTTVKVLMSYLPELEKKGIKFSTVREVLAN, from the coding sequence ATGCCCAGAAAAGCTAAAAGCAACACAAAGAGAACAAGAAAAAAATCTTTCAAAATTCCGCCGGGGCTCATCGTCGGCGGAACTTTTTTTCTGCTACTTCTTGTTATTATCTTTTCAATTATTAACCTGAAAGTCAGTAACCTAAAATCTGAAGTTACCAAGGCTAACACTCTAAAAAAGGATATTACACTTATTGAAAACAGGATAAAACTGCTTTTATTTGACTATGAGCTGGATAAAGATCATTTTAAGAAGTATGTGGAAAATAACGTTATAACTTTTGAGCTTACTATCCCTGAAAATCAAATTTACGGTATAAGACAGGCGGTTATATCATTAGCCAATGAAAACGGATTTAATGACAATTCAGATTTACTTTTTTATAAAAATAATTCTCCTGCTTTCAAAGTACTTATAATACCATTTACTGCATACAAAAATACAAATAATAATAATCTTCAAAGTGAAACTTCTGAGAATATAAAGAATGATAAGCATAAAATAGCCATTATCCTTGATGATGCAGGAAACAGTCTTGATTTGGCAGAGGAAATACTTAAAACTCCATATAAAATTACTCTCTCCGTAATTCCATTCACTCAATACGATAGAGAAACCGCAGAAATGGTAAAGAAATATAAAAAAGAGCTTTTTCTACATTTGCCAATGCAGCCAAAGTCTTACCCATCAACCGACCCGGGAAAAGGTGCAATACTTTTAAATACGCCGGAATCACTTATCAATATAATAATTAAAAAAGATATCGAACGACTTGGTAAAGTTGACGGAGCAAATAACCATATGGGCTCAGCCCTTACAGAAAATACACAAAAGATGAAACAGGTATTAAAATATCTTAAAAAGTATACCGACACATTTGTTGACAGTCATACTGCAAAAAACACTGTAGCTTACGATGTTTGTAAAGACTATATGACTTATTGCGGAATTAATAATGTCTTTATAGATAATGTAGATGATGCTGACTATATAAAAGATAAAATTAATAAAGGTATAAATCTTCTTGAAAAAGAAAAAAAAGTTATTATGATTGGACACTTGCGCCCAACAACGGTAAAAGTTTTAATGAGCTATTTACCTGAGCTTGAAAAGAAAGGAATAAAATTTTCAACGGTAAGAGAGGTTTTGGCAAATTGA